A region from the Arachis ipaensis cultivar K30076 chromosome B01, Araip1.1, whole genome shotgun sequence genome encodes:
- the LOC107613560 gene encoding protein-tyrosine-phosphatase MKP1-like, whose amino-acid sequence MSHNPSTDQPPPTPTTSCAPDSLFHHHLRCPSSPCPIFLPLYLCHFLLPSSFFPSILLPRPLLPSPPHSRASVSHHQRRRPPPSSRTSTASSNNPSGEADPNSCGGDTVTGQNRKFCPPPLTPRLQQSSKSRSSLPPLQPLLIARRSLDEWPQARSDDIGEWLPPQPPLTLGGGMRGNPGERLNLDLSSIQMNNNRNCNNGSNSSGNNNSCNNNGVSRLLKRDRIVFFDKECSKVAEHVYLGGDAVAKNRDILKQNGITHILNCVGFVCSEYFKADFVYRTLWLQDSPSEDITSILYDVFDYFEDVRKQGGRVFVHCCQGVSRSTSLVIAYLMWREEQSFDDAFQLVKAVRGIVDLNMGFVCQLLQCQKRVHAVPLSPTSLLRMYRMTPHSPYDPLHLIPKMLTDPSSSVLDSRGAFFVHIPTAIFVW is encoded by the coding sequence ATGAGCCATAATCCTTCCACAGATCAGCCACCTCCAACTCCAACCACCTCATGTGCCCCTGACtccctcttccaccaccacctacgCTGCCCCTCCTCTCCTTGCCCTATTTTCCTCCCTCTCTACCTCTgtcattttcttcttccttcgtcctttttcccttccattcttcttcctcGGCCCCTGCTTCCATCACCGCCGCACAGCCGCGCTTCCGTCAGCCACCATCAACGCCGGCGACCTCCTCCTTCCTCTCGCACTAGCACCGCTTCCAGCAATAACCCATCCGGTGAGGCGGATCCAAATTCTTGCGGCGGAGACACTGTCACCGGCCAGAATCGCAAGTTCTGTCCGCCGCCACTTACGCCGCGATTGCAACAGAGTTCCAAGTCCCGGTCGAGCCTGCCGCCCCTCCAGCCGCTTTTGATAGCCCGGCGGAGCCTCGATGAGTGGCCGCAAGCGAGATCAGATGACATTGGGGAGTGGTTGCCCCCACAGCCGCCGTTGACCCTCGGTGGCGGCATGAGAGGTAATCCTGGTGAAAGATTGAATCTTGATCTCTCCTCAATTCAGATGAACAATAATAGGAATTGCAATAATGGCAGTAATAGTAGTGGTAATAATAATAGTTGTAACAATAATGGTGTTAGTAGACTCTTGAAGAGGGATAGAATTGTATTTTTTGATAAGGAGTGTTCAAAGGTTGCTGAACATGTTTACCTTGGTGGTGATGCTGTTGCTAAGAATAGGGATATATTGAAACAGAATGGGATCACTCATATCTTGAACTGTGTTGGTTTTGTGTGCTCCGAATATTTTAAGGCTGATTTTGTGTATAGAACATTGTGGCTTCAGGATAGTCCTTCAGAGGATATTACTAGTATCTTATATGATGTGTTTGATTACTTTGAGGATGTTAGGAAACAAGGTGGTAGGGTGTTTGTGCACTGTTGTCAAGGTGTGTCTAGGTCTACTTCGTTGGTGATTGCATACCTCATGTGGAGGGAAGAACAGAGCTTTGATGATGCTTTTCAGTTGGTGAAGGCTGTAAGGGGTATTGTCGATCTAAATATGGGGtttgtttgccagttgttgcagTGCCAGAAGAGGGTGCATGCAGTTCCTCTTAGTCCTACCTCTTTGCTTAGGATGTATAGGATGACTCCACACTCGCCTTATGATCCTTTGCATCTCATCCCCAAAATGTTAACGGATCCTTCGTCTTCCGTATTGGACTCCAGGGGAGCTTTTTTTGTACATATTCCCACTGCAATATTTGTTTGGTGA